In one Longimicrobiaceae bacterium genomic region, the following are encoded:
- a CDS encoding prepilin-type N-terminal cleavage/methylation domain-containing protein, with amino-acid sequence MRPHTDRRGFTLVELLIALVLSAVVVTAALTWLREQEKAFSLGDARMKVTGNLRFAVSSLERDLRTAGAGVPGGQPWLVYASTEAVAFNADYVTSDANDLFAVYNDPAAPPASTTALNAARRITIPRSTFGYPDTSYLDSGGNSEAETIVFYFEPDTSTVRSDDWVLRRKVNDMAPAVVARSILPTPGKPFFQYMAAADTNSAQIDSLPAARLPVQHSVRLHGAATDTGAVATIDRIRAVRVNFTATNGATGAKQQSRVVSRIVRLPNAGIGSITTCGEAPQLGAGFAAARSTPVTVDPSVTLTWSPAVDENAGEKDVLRYVVWRKTTAGADWGDPYLSVPAGSAAYIYVDRNVAVGTQYFYALAAQDCTPSISAFATAAPVFP; translated from the coding sequence CGCTGACGTGGCTGCGCGAGCAGGAGAAGGCGTTCTCGCTGGGAGATGCGCGCATGAAGGTGACCGGCAACCTCCGCTTCGCGGTGAGCAGCCTGGAGCGCGACCTGCGCACTGCCGGCGCCGGCGTGCCGGGCGGGCAGCCGTGGCTGGTGTACGCGTCCACGGAGGCGGTCGCCTTCAACGCGGACTACGTGACCAGCGACGCGAACGACCTGTTCGCGGTCTACAACGATCCCGCGGCGCCCCCGGCGTCGACCACCGCCCTGAACGCGGCGCGGCGCATCACCATCCCCCGGTCCACCTTCGGCTACCCCGACACGTCGTACCTGGACAGCGGCGGCAACAGCGAAGCGGAGACGATCGTCTTCTACTTCGAGCCCGACACGTCCACCGTGCGCAGCGACGACTGGGTGCTTCGCCGCAAGGTGAACGACATGGCGCCCGCGGTGGTGGCGCGCAGCATCCTGCCCACGCCCGGCAAGCCCTTCTTCCAGTACATGGCGGCGGCCGACACCAACTCGGCGCAGATCGACAGCCTTCCCGCCGCGCGCCTTCCGGTGCAGCACTCGGTGAGGCTGCACGGCGCGGCCACCGATACGGGCGCGGTGGCGACGATCGACCGGATCCGCGCGGTGCGGGTGAACTTCACGGCGACGAACGGTGCGACGGGGGCCAAGCAGCAGTCGCGCGTGGTCTCGCGCATCGTGCGCCTTCCCAACGCGGGCATCGGGTCCATCACCACGTGCGGCGAGGCGCCCCAGCTGGGCGCGGGCTTCGCCGCGGCCCGCTCCACCCCGGTCACCGTGGACCCGTCGGTGACGCTCACGTGGAGCCCGGCGGTGGACGAGAACGCGGGCGAGAAGGACGTGCTGCGATACGTCGTCTGGCGGAAGACCACGGCCGGCGCGGACTGGGGCGACCCCTACCTGAGCGTGCCGGCGGGCAGCGCGGCGTACATCTACGTAGACCGCAACGTGGCGGTCGGCACCCAGTACTTCTACGCCCTGGCGGCGCAGGACTGCACTCCATCCATCTCGGCGTTCGCCACTGCGGCGCCGGTCTTCCCGTGA